From a single Prionailurus bengalensis isolate Pbe53 chromosome A1, Fcat_Pben_1.1_paternal_pri, whole genome shotgun sequence genomic region:
- the CLK4 gene encoding dual specificity protein kinase CLK4 isoform X3 encodes MDGIHVAVKIVKNVGRYREAARSEIQVLEHLNSTDPNSVFRCVQMLEWFDHHGHVCIVFELLGLSTYDFIKENSFLPFQIDHIRQMAYQICQSINFLHHNKLTHTDLKPENILFVKSDYVVKYNSKMKRDERTLKNTDIKVVDFGSATYDDEHHSTLVSTRHYRAPEVILALGWSQPCDVWSIGCILIEYYLGFTVFQTHDSKEHLAMMERILGPIPTHMIQKTRKRKYFHHNQLDWDEHSSAGRYVRRRCKPLKEFMLSHDEEHEKLFDLVRRMLEYDPVKRITLDEALQHPFFDLLKKK; translated from the exons ggatGGCATACATGTAGCAGTGAAAATTGTAAAAAATGTAGGTCGATACCGTGAAGCAGCTCGTTCAGAAATCCAAGTATTGGAGCATTTAAATAGTACCGATCCCAATAGCGTCTT CCGATGTGTCCAGATGCTAGAGTGGTTTGATCATCATGGTCATGTTTGTATTGTGTTTGAACTGCTGGGACTTAGTACCTATgatttcattaaagaaaatagcTTTCTGCCATTTCAAATTGACCACATCAGGCAGATGGCATATCAGATCTGCCAGTCAATAAACT ttttGCATCATAATAAATTAACCCATACAGATTTGaagcctgaaaatattttatttgtgaagTCTGACTATGTAGTcaaatataattctaaaatg AAACGTGATGAACGCACTCTGAAAAACACAGATATCAAAGTTGTTGACTTTGGAAGTGCAACATACGATGATGAACATCATAGTACTTTGGTATCTACACGGCATTACAGAGCTCCAGAGGTCATTTTGG ctttAGGTTGGTCTCAACCTTGTGATGTTTGGAGCATAGGGTGCATTCTTATTGAATACTACCTTGGTTTCACAGTCTTCCAG aCTCATGATAGTAAAGAGCACCTGGCAATGATGGAACGAATATTAGGACCCATACCAACACACATGATTCAGAAAACAAG AAAACGCAAGTATTTTCACCATAACCAGCTAGATTGGGATGAACATAGTTCTGCTGGTAGATATGTTAGGAGACGCTGCAAACCattaaag GAATTTATGCTTTCTCATGACGAAGAACATGAGAAACTGTTTGACCTGGTACGAAGAATGTTAGAATATGATCCAGTGAAAAGAATTACCTTGGATGAAGCcttgcagcatcctttctttgacttattaaaaaagaaatga